The Streptomyces sp. NBC_01197 genome window below encodes:
- the mqnP gene encoding menaquinone biosynthesis prenyltransferase MqnP, which produces MSASAAALPQQPGRTKAFLRLVMIEHSVFALPFAYIAALTAMYRLDGNIHWGRLLLVTIAMVGLRTFAMACNRIIDREIDARNPRTASRELVTGAVSVKSAWTGALVAVVVFLGAAAALNPLCLALAPIAVIPMVVYPYGKRFTNFPHAILGLAQAIGPVGAWLAITGQWSWDAVILGLAVGIWIGGFDLIFGCQDVQADRAHGVKSVPARFGIPAALYGARACHAVTTALLVWYGVATDAGAFFWAGLVIVAVAFVYEHNVVKPHDLSRLNRAFFSVNGFIGIALFVCALLDLLVRGLTV; this is translated from the coding sequence GTGAGCGCATCCGCCGCCGCGCTGCCGCAACAACCGGGCAGGACCAAGGCGTTCCTCCGCCTGGTGATGATCGAGCACTCGGTCTTCGCGCTGCCTTTCGCATACATCGCCGCGCTGACCGCGATGTACCGGCTTGACGGCAACATCCACTGGGGGCGGCTGCTCCTGGTGACGATCGCGATGGTCGGTCTCCGTACTTTCGCGATGGCCTGCAACCGCATCATCGACCGCGAGATCGACGCCCGGAACCCGCGCACCGCATCCCGCGAACTGGTCACCGGCGCGGTCTCGGTGAAGTCGGCCTGGACGGGCGCGCTGGTCGCGGTCGTCGTCTTCCTCGGTGCGGCGGCGGCGCTGAACCCGCTCTGCCTGGCGCTCGCGCCCATCGCGGTCATCCCGATGGTGGTCTATCCGTACGGGAAGCGCTTCACCAACTTCCCGCACGCGATCCTCGGCCTCGCCCAGGCCATCGGCCCGGTCGGCGCCTGGCTGGCGATCACCGGCCAGTGGTCCTGGGACGCGGTCATCCTCGGCCTCGCGGTCGGTATCTGGATCGGCGGCTTCGACCTGATCTTCGGCTGCCAGGACGTCCAGGCGGACCGGGCCCACGGAGTGAAGTCGGTGCCGGCCCGCTTCGGCATCCCGGCGGCCCTGTACGGCGCCCGCGCCTGCCACGCGGTGACCACGGCCCTGCTGGTCTGGTACGGGGTGGCGACGGACGCCGGGGCGTTCTTCTGGGCCGGCCTGGTGATCGTCGCGGTGGCCTTCGTCTACGAGCACAACGTCGTGAAGCCGCACGACCTGTCCCGGCTGAACCGGGCCTTCTTCTCGGTCAACGGCTTCATCGGGATCGCCCTGTTCGTGTGCGCCCTGCTCGATCTGCTGGTGCGGGGCCTGACGGTGTGA
- the mqnE gene encoding aminofutalosine synthase MqnE gives MTASINDVGLKREIEAKVRAGERLTREDGVALYETDDLAWLGGLAHEVRTRKNGDVVHFNVNRHLNMTNVCTASCAYCSFQRKPGEKDAYTMRIEEAVRLAKAMEGDNLTELHIVNGLHPTLPWRYYPRSLSALKEALPQVALKAFTATEIHHFETISGLSASEILDELIEAGLESLTGGGAEIFDWEVRQHIVDHSTHWEDWSRIHRLAHEKGLKTPATMLYGHIEEPRHRVDHVLRLRELQDETGGFQVFIPLRYQHDFVDMKDGKVRNKLQARTTMATGAEALKTFAVSRLLFDNVPHVKVFWPMHGVQTSQLALQHGADDMDGSVVEYKITHDADNYGTPNKLGREDLLELIRDAGFRPVERNTQYEIVREFDGPDPARRDAPQPMRF, from the coding sequence ATGACTGCGTCGATCAACGATGTAGGCCTCAAGCGCGAGATCGAGGCGAAGGTCCGGGCCGGTGAGCGGCTGACCCGTGAGGACGGCGTCGCGCTCTACGAGACGGACGACCTGGCCTGGCTCGGCGGCCTCGCCCACGAGGTGCGTACGCGCAAGAACGGCGACGTTGTCCACTTCAACGTCAACCGGCACCTCAACATGACCAATGTGTGCACTGCCTCGTGCGCCTACTGCTCGTTCCAGCGCAAGCCGGGCGAGAAGGACGCGTACACGATGCGCATCGAGGAGGCCGTCCGCCTCGCCAAGGCGATGGAGGGCGACAACCTCACCGAGCTGCACATCGTCAACGGGCTCCACCCGACGCTGCCGTGGCGTTACTACCCGCGCTCGCTCAGCGCGCTGAAGGAAGCCCTCCCGCAGGTCGCCCTCAAGGCGTTCACCGCGACGGAGATCCACCACTTCGAGACAATCTCAGGGCTCTCCGCTTCGGAGATCCTGGACGAGCTGATCGAGGCCGGCCTCGAATCGCTCACCGGTGGCGGCGCAGAGATCTTCGACTGGGAGGTCCGGCAGCACATCGTCGACCACTCGACCCACTGGGAGGACTGGTCGCGCATCCACCGCCTCGCCCACGAGAAGGGTCTCAAGACCCCGGCGACGATGCTGTACGGCCACATCGAGGAGCCGCGCCACCGCGTGGACCACGTACTGCGGCTGCGTGAACTCCAGGACGAGACCGGCGGCTTCCAGGTCTTCATCCCGCTGCGCTACCAGCACGACTTCGTGGACATGAAGGACGGCAAGGTCCGCAACAAGCTCCAGGCGCGCACCACGATGGCGACCGGCGCCGAGGCGCTGAAGACCTTCGCGGTCTCCCGGCTGCTCTTCGACAACGTCCCGCACGTGAAGGTCTTCTGGCCCATGCACGGCGTCCAGACCTCGCAGCTCGCGCTGCAGCACGGCGCCGACGACATGGACGGCTCGGTGGTCGAGTACAAGATCACCCACGACGCCGACAACTACGGCACGCCGAACAAGCTCGGCCGCGAGGACCTGCTCGAACTCATCCGTGACGCGGGCTTCCGCCCGGTCGAGCGCAACACGCAGTACGAGATCGTCCGCGAGTTCGACGGCCCGGACCCGGCCCGACGCGACGCCCCGCAGCCCATGCGCTTCTGA
- a CDS encoding Lrp/AsnC family transcriptional regulator yields the protein MDAVDRQLIQALRENGRASYAELGRLVGLSGPSVTDRINRLEAAGVITGYRATVDAKSLGLGVTALIGISLSDAADHEDVAHRLKDLAEIEDAWFIAGDDSYMLKVRVDDVDGLERTIRRLSGTRGVSRTRTTIVLSTKWENRVGELPEPS from the coding sequence ATGGACGCGGTGGACAGGCAGCTCATCCAGGCGCTGCGGGAGAACGGCAGGGCCTCCTACGCCGAGCTCGGCCGGCTCGTGGGGCTCTCCGGGCCCAGCGTCACCGACCGCATCAACCGCCTTGAGGCAGCCGGCGTGATCACCGGTTACCGCGCCACCGTCGACGCCAAGTCCCTCGGCCTCGGGGTGACCGCGCTCATCGGTATCTCGCTCTCGGACGCCGCCGACCACGAGGACGTCGCCCACCGGCTCAAGGACCTGGCCGAGATCGAGGACGCCTGGTTCATCGCGGGCGACGACTCGTACATGCTCAAGGTCAGGGTCGACGACGTGGACGGCCTGGAGCGCACGATCCGCCGGCTCAGCGGCACCCGCGGCGTCTCCCGGACCCGCACCACGATCGTCCTCTCCACCAAGTGGGAGAACCGCGTCGGAGAGCTGCCCGAGCCGAGCTGA
- a CDS encoding PLD nuclease N-terminal domain-containing protein, with translation MLRYLPFLLVLALWVYAFIDCLNTPEEEVRGLPKVVWVLIILIFGEVLVGPIAWIVAGRTRRGASAAGGAPAGRQRGGRAAWTAPDDNPEFLNSLREGNKKDESLLKDWEADLRRRENELRRRESGEDVT, from the coding sequence ATGCTCAGGTATCTGCCCTTCCTGCTGGTCCTGGCGCTGTGGGTCTACGCCTTCATCGACTGCCTGAACACGCCGGAGGAGGAGGTCCGCGGTCTGCCCAAGGTCGTGTGGGTCCTCATCATCCTGATCTTCGGCGAGGTGCTCGTCGGCCCCATCGCCTGGATCGTGGCGGGCCGGACCCGGCGCGGGGCGAGCGCCGCCGGTGGCGCGCCCGCCGGACGGCAGCGCGGCGGGCGGGCCGCCTGGACGGCGCCGGACGACAATCCGGAGTTCCTCAACAGCCTGCGCGAGGGGAACAAGAAGGACGAGTCGCTGCTCAAGGACTGGGAGGCGGACCTGCGCCGCCGTGAGAACGAGCTGCGCCGCCGCGAGAGCGGCGAGGACGTGACCTGA
- a CDS encoding nucleoside deaminase, which produces MRQYGDQGFPDRALAQRWLATAVAEARAGLAEGGIPIGAALYGADGTLLGRGHNRRVQDGDPSTHAETSAFRAAGRQRSYRGTTMVTTLSPCWYCSGLVRQFGISRLVVGEAATFHGGHDWLAEHGVRVVVLDDAECTGLMRDFIARSPELWSEDIGEDSSTGTGEDVVAE; this is translated from the coding sequence GTGCGGCAGTACGGAGACCAGGGCTTCCCGGACCGCGCTCTGGCGCAGCGGTGGCTGGCCACGGCGGTCGCCGAGGCGCGGGCCGGGCTCGCGGAGGGCGGCATTCCGATCGGGGCCGCGCTGTACGGGGCGGACGGCACGCTGCTTGGCCGCGGGCACAACCGGCGGGTCCAGGACGGCGATCCCTCGACGCACGCTGAGACGTCCGCCTTCCGAGCGGCGGGGCGGCAGCGGTCGTACCGGGGCACGACCATGGTCACCACCCTCTCGCCCTGCTGGTACTGCAGCGGTCTGGTCCGGCAGTTCGGGATCTCCCGGCTGGTGGTCGGCGAAGCCGCCACCTTCCACGGCGGCCACGACTGGCTGGCGGAGCACGGGGTGCGGGTCGTCGTGCTCGACGACGCCGAATGCACGGGGCTCATGCGGGACTTCATCGCCCGCAGCCCGGAGCTCTGGAGCGAGGACATCGGCGAGGACAGCAGCACCGGCACCGGCGAGGACGTCGTCGCGGAGTGA
- the ccsB gene encoding c-type cytochrome biogenesis protein CcsB: MNLAAATNEHLANVSNVLIYSSMAVYTLAFFAHIAEWTFGARSKVGRTAAALTATTAAAPAVQVKKQGGGTAVLDRPKIITRSAAGSRDVPDGPGAAGGTEKGDLYGRMAISLTVLGFLVEAGGVVARAMSVQRAPWGNMYEFSITFSSVAVAAYLILLIVKKNVRWLGLALVTTVLLDLGVATTVLYTKSDQLVPALHSYWLWIHVSTAIICGAMFYMGFVGTALYLFRDRYEAKLARGEQPGAFAESVLSRLPSAASLDKFAYRINAAVFPLWTFTIIAGAIWAGDAWGTYWGWDPKETWSFITWVVYACYLHARATAGWKGRKAAYLALFAFACWIWNYYGVNIFINGMHSYAGV; this comes from the coding sequence GTGAATCTCGCCGCCGCAACCAACGAGCACCTGGCGAACGTCAGCAATGTGCTCATCTATTCGTCGATGGCCGTCTACACCCTGGCCTTCTTCGCGCACATCGCGGAGTGGACGTTCGGCGCCCGCAGCAAGGTGGGCCGTACCGCCGCCGCGCTGACCGCGACCACGGCCGCGGCCCCCGCGGTACAGGTCAAGAAGCAGGGCGGCGGCACCGCTGTACTGGACCGGCCGAAGATCATCACCCGCTCCGCCGCCGGCTCCCGCGACGTCCCCGACGGCCCCGGCGCCGCCGGCGGCACCGAGAAGGGCGACCTGTACGGGCGGATGGCGATCTCGCTGACCGTCCTGGGGTTCCTGGTGGAGGCGGGCGGTGTGGTGGCCCGCGCCATGTCGGTGCAGCGGGCGCCGTGGGGCAACATGTACGAGTTCTCGATCACCTTCTCCTCGGTGGCGGTCGCGGCGTACCTGATCCTGCTCATCGTCAAGAAGAACGTCCGCTGGCTGGGGCTCGCCCTGGTCACCACGGTCCTGCTCGACCTCGGTGTGGCCACCACGGTTCTCTACACCAAGAGCGACCAGCTCGTCCCGGCGCTGCACTCGTACTGGCTGTGGATCCACGTCTCGACCGCGATCATCTGCGGCGCCATGTTCTACATGGGCTTCGTCGGCACCGCGCTCTACCTCTTCCGGGACCGCTACGAGGCCAAGCTCGCGCGGGGTGAGCAGCCGGGCGCCTTCGCCGAGTCGGTTCTCTCGCGGCTGCCGTCCGCCGCGTCGCTCGACAAGTTCGCGTACCGCATCAATGCCGCGGTCTTCCCGCTCTGGACGTTCACGATCATCGCGGGCGCCATCTGGGCCGGTGACGCCTGGGGCACCTACTGGGGCTGGGACCCCAAGGAGACCTGGTCGTTCATCACCTGGGTCGTGTACGCCTGTTACCTGCACGCCCGCGCCACCGCGGGCTGGAAGGGCCGCAAGGCCGCCTATCTGGCGCTCTTCGCCTTCGCCTGCTGGATCTGGAACTACTACGGCGTGAACATCTTCATCAACGGCATGCACTCCTACGCCGGAGTCTGA
- a CDS encoding GNAT family N-acetyltransferase: MSLTFELDPRMDARLRDEVAALWADVSNAGGAVGFVPPVTSDDVRPELIKHLTAMTEGRVRLLVGRDGSGAVAATAFLTLNTHRLMRHWIWLYTVMVHPSHQGKGYGRDLMTAAADAARTLDGIEAIRLTCRGGTGVDRFYESCGYKEVGRVPDAIRVAPGDIMMYLPLF; encoded by the coding sequence ATGAGTCTCACGTTTGAACTGGACCCGCGGATGGACGCCAGGCTCCGGGACGAAGTGGCCGCGCTCTGGGCGGATGTGTCGAACGCCGGCGGCGCCGTCGGCTTCGTCCCGCCGGTCACGTCCGACGACGTCCGCCCGGAACTGATCAAGCATCTGACCGCGATGACCGAGGGCCGCGTCCGGCTGCTGGTCGGCCGCGACGGGAGCGGCGCGGTCGCCGCCACCGCATTCCTCACGCTCAACACGCACCGCCTGATGCGCCACTGGATCTGGCTGTACACCGTGATGGTCCACCCCTCCCACCAGGGCAAGGGGTACGGCCGCGACCTGATGACAGCGGCGGCGGACGCCGCCCGCACCCTCGACGGCATCGAGGCGATCCGCCTCACCTGCCGGGGCGGCACGGGGGTGGACCGGTTCTACGAGTCCTGCGGCTACAAGGAAGTGGGCCGGGTGCCGGACGCGATCCGGGTCGCCCCCGGCGACATCATGATGTACCTGCCGCTGTTCTGA
- a CDS encoding SRPBCC domain-containing protein, whose amino-acid sequence MTEPIAQGTSTSHGDTHTLRFALFLPYAMTRVWGAVATPVGLRQWLAAAEVFESRLGGRVALRGPDMPEAAAGTLTAWDGERVAEYTFAGHGRVRFHLESVGAEATVVRFTHEFTGPGDRRPDALACWHEHFELLHDALEGHPRFPPDGPAGNRERRQELRAAYRPRGGRHS is encoded by the coding sequence ATGACCGAGCCGATCGCACAGGGCACCAGCACCAGTCACGGGGACACCCACACCCTGCGGTTCGCCCTCTTCCTGCCGTACGCGATGACCCGGGTGTGGGGGGCGGTGGCCACCCCGGTGGGCCTGCGGCAGTGGCTCGCCGCCGCCGAGGTCTTCGAGTCGCGGCTCGGCGGCCGGGTCGCCCTGCGCGGACCTGACATGCCGGAGGCGGCCGCCGGGACTCTCACCGCCTGGGACGGTGAGCGGGTCGCCGAGTACACCTTCGCCGGGCACGGCCGGGTCCGGTTCCATCTGGAATCCGTCGGGGCCGAGGCGACCGTGGTGCGCTTCACCCACGAGTTCACCGGCCCCGGCGACCGGCGGCCCGACGCGCTGGCCTGCTGGCACGAGCACTTCGAGCTGCTGCACGACGCCCTGGAGGGCCACCCCCGGTTCCCGCCGGACGGACCGGCAGGCAACCGGGAACGGCGCCAGGAGTTGCGGGCCGCCTACCGGCCGCGCGGCGGCAGACACTCCTGA
- a CDS encoding ABC transporter substrate-binding protein, with translation MSNRFREFFWYTGLRRIITSAVALVLLAGAGIAAYAVYTPDLHCAKGVDRPEQGAECIGVNGDGYDFGRPPLHDVAQAIARENRTLKKGQYATVALLLPLTSTDSDMANKVLHEAQGAFVEQYRANHDDNDQVPKIRLVLANTGVGSGQWATTVRELKGMTGAPDQLRAVSGVATSSDATRDAVRELTRSHIPVIGTTITADDISNSAKGIPFPGLARVSPTNKDEADALKNFADIDPQKTLLVRDTHPGDHYTETLRAAFNGMLEGAPYEDRVYTSPPDQSEDGSTANTFAQITDAICSARQVNTILFAGRHTQLRQFVNALGNRICVRTKFTILTGDEGSYLGYDTKLNKKALKPKKGAEPVIVQYAALAHPGAWSKATDPDMPATGGSPADYTAFTNAVAAASGKGVGPIGPIDSASLADGQAIIAYDGMATAVTGIRRARASSSALPDIEDVGAVWSKLQGPLRVNGASGWICLDNYGNPYDKAVAIVQLTQSGTQEFVKLAWPDKTKKPPAQECLPPRGR, from the coding sequence GTGAGCAACAGGTTCCGCGAGTTCTTCTGGTACACGGGGCTGCGCCGCATCATCACATCGGCGGTCGCCCTGGTCCTGCTCGCCGGTGCGGGCATCGCCGCGTACGCCGTCTACACCCCTGACCTGCACTGCGCGAAGGGCGTCGACCGCCCCGAGCAGGGGGCGGAGTGCATAGGGGTCAACGGCGACGGTTACGACTTCGGGCGGCCCCCACTGCACGACGTGGCGCAGGCCATCGCCCGCGAGAACAGGACGCTCAAGAAGGGCCAGTACGCGACGGTGGCGCTGCTGCTGCCGCTGACCTCGACGGACAGCGACATGGCGAACAAGGTGCTGCACGAGGCGCAGGGCGCGTTCGTGGAGCAGTACCGCGCCAACCACGACGACAACGACCAGGTGCCGAAGATCCGGCTGGTCCTCGCCAACACCGGTGTCGGCAGCGGCCAGTGGGCCACGACGGTGCGCGAGCTCAAGGGCATGACCGGCGCCCCGGACCAGCTGCGCGCCGTCTCCGGTGTGGCGACCAGCAGCGACGCCACCCGCGACGCGGTCAGGGAGCTGACCCGCAGCCACATTCCGGTGATCGGCACCACCATCACGGCCGACGACATCTCCAACAGCGCCAAGGGCATCCCGTTCCCGGGGCTCGCCCGGGTCTCGCCGACCAACAAGGACGAGGCCGACGCGCTGAAGAACTTCGCGGACATCGACCCCCAGAAGACGCTCCTGGTACGCGACACCCACCCCGGCGACCACTACACGGAGACGCTGCGGGCCGCCTTCAACGGAATGCTGGAGGGCGCGCCGTACGAGGACCGGGTGTACACCTCGCCGCCCGACCAGTCCGAGGACGGCTCGACCGCCAACACCTTCGCGCAGATCACCGACGCGATCTGCTCGGCCCGCCAGGTGAACACCATCCTGTTCGCCGGCCGCCACACCCAGCTGCGGCAGTTCGTGAACGCGCTGGGCAACCGGATCTGCGTACGGACGAAGTTCACCATCCTCACCGGTGACGAGGGTTCGTACCTCGGCTACGACACCAAGCTCAACAAGAAGGCGCTGAAGCCCAAGAAGGGCGCGGAGCCGGTCATCGTCCAGTACGCGGCGCTCGCGCACCCCGGCGCCTGGTCGAAGGCGACCGACCCGGACATGCCCGCGACCGGCGGCAGCCCGGCCGACTACACGGCCTTCACCAACGCGGTGGCCGCGGCCTCGGGCAAGGGCGTCGGACCGATCGGCCCCATCGACAGCGCCTCACTGGCCGACGGTCAGGCGATCATCGCGTACGACGGGATGGCGACCGCGGTGACCGGGATCCGCAGGGCCAGGGCGAGCAGCAGCGCCCTGCCGGACATCGAGGACGTCGGCGCGGTCTGGTCGAAGCTGCAGGGGCCGCTGCGGGTGAACGGCGCGAGCGGCTGGATCTGCCTGGACAACTACGGGAACCCGTACGACAAGGCTGTGGCAATAGTGCAGTTGACGCAGTCGGGCACCCAGGAGTTCGTGAAGCTCGCCTGGCCCGACAAGACGAAGAAGCCGCCGGCTCAGGAGTGTCTGCCGCCGCGCGGCCGGTAG
- a CDS encoding menaquinone biosynthesis decarboxylase: MAYDDLRSLLRALERDGDLKRIKVEVDPHLEVGEIVDRVNKAGGPALLFENVKGASMPLAMNVFGTDRRLLKALGLSSYDEISDRIGGLLKPQLPQGFVGVREAFGKLGTMVHVPPKKVKTEAAPVQEVVLTGDDVDLDRLPALFTWPEDGGSFFNLGLTHTRHPETGVRNLGLYRLQRHDKRTIGMHWQIHKDSRNHYAVAARKGERLPVAIAFGAPPAVTYASTAPLPEDIDEYLFAGFVQGKRIEMVDCRTVPLQVPAQAEVVLEGWLEPGETLPEGPFGDHTGFYTPQEPFPALTIDCVTMRRRPLLQSIVVGRPPTEDGPLGRATERFFLPLLKIIIPDIVDYHLPESGGFHNCAIVSIDKKYPKHAQKVMHAVWGAHMMSLTKLIVVVDADCDVHDLHEVSWRALGNTDYARDLTVAEGPVDHLDHASYQQFWGGKAGIDATRKWPEEGYTRDGGWPEMVRSDPAVADRVTKRWKEYGL; the protein is encoded by the coding sequence ATGGCTTACGACGATCTTCGCTCGCTGCTCAGGGCGCTGGAGCGCGACGGCGACCTCAAGCGCATCAAGGTCGAGGTCGACCCCCACCTGGAGGTCGGGGAGATCGTCGACCGCGTCAACAAGGCGGGCGGCCCGGCCCTGCTCTTCGAGAACGTCAAGGGTGCGTCGATGCCCCTGGCGATGAACGTGTTCGGCACCGACCGGCGGCTGCTCAAGGCTCTCGGCCTCAGCTCGTACGACGAGATCAGCGACCGGATCGGCGGCCTGCTCAAGCCCCAGCTGCCGCAGGGCTTCGTCGGCGTACGGGAGGCCTTCGGCAAGCTGGGCACGATGGTCCACGTACCGCCGAAGAAGGTGAAGACGGAGGCCGCCCCGGTCCAGGAAGTGGTCCTGACCGGCGACGACGTGGACCTCGACCGGCTCCCGGCGCTCTTCACCTGGCCCGAGGACGGCGGCTCCTTCTTCAACCTGGGGCTCACGCACACCAGGCATCCCGAGACCGGGGTCCGCAATCTCGGCCTCTACCGGCTCCAGCGCCACGACAAGCGCACCATCGGGATGCACTGGCAGATCCACAAGGACAGCCGCAACCACTACGCGGTGGCCGCCAGGAAGGGCGAGCGGCTGCCCGTCGCCATCGCCTTCGGCGCGCCGCCCGCCGTGACCTACGCCTCCACGGCCCCGCTCCCCGAGGACATCGACGAGTACCTCTTCGCCGGCTTCGTGCAGGGCAAGCGGATCGAGATGGTCGACTGCAGGACGGTCCCGCTCCAGGTCCCCGCCCAGGCCGAAGTCGTCCTGGAGGGCTGGCTGGAGCCGGGCGAGACGCTGCCCGAGGGCCCCTTCGGCGACCACACCGGCTTCTACACCCCGCAGGAACCGTTCCCCGCACTGACGATCGACTGCGTCACCATGCGCCGGCGTCCGCTGCTCCAGTCGATCGTCGTCGGCCGTCCGCCGACCGAGGACGGCCCGCTGGGCAGGGCGACGGAACGCTTCTTCCTGCCGCTGCTCAAGATCATCATTCCGGACATCGTGGACTACCACCTGCCCGAGTCGGGCGGCTTCCACAACTGCGCGATCGTCTCGATCGACAAGAAGTACCCGAAGCACGCCCAGAAGGTGATGCACGCCGTCTGGGGCGCGCACATGATGTCGCTCACCAAACTGATCGTCGTGGTGGACGCGGACTGCGATGTGCACGATCTGCACGAGGTGTCCTGGCGGGCCCTCGGCAACACGGACTACGCACGTGACCTGACCGTCGCCGAAGGCCCGGTCGACCATCTCGACCACGCTTCCTACCAGCAGTTCTGGGGCGGCAAGGCCGGTATCGACGCCACCAGGAAATGGCCCGAGGAGGGCTACACCCGGGACGGCGGCTGGCCCGAGATGGTGCGGTCCGACCCTGCTGTCGCCGACCGGGTGACGAAGCGCTGGAAGGAGTACGGCCTGTGA
- a CDS encoding UbiX family flavin prenyltransferase, whose product MNVHNQQPRRPWIVGVSGASGTPYAASVLRGLLDAGEAVDLVVSRSSRLTLLDETGIAFRDAHWPEDLRAWLARGADGKPDTFAVDPGLFAEGTGAVRHWAAGDLAAGPSSGSYPVKGMIIVPASTACVAGVALGLSKDLLQRAASVTLKERRPLVVAVRETPLNGQTLRHLVSLDEAGAVVLPASPAFYAGATHIQDLVDFVAGRALDAAGVPHRLYRRWEGELGGSRKDS is encoded by the coding sequence GTGAATGTACACAATCAGCAGCCGCGGCGGCCGTGGATCGTCGGGGTCTCCGGGGCGTCCGGTACGCCCTATGCGGCGTCCGTGCTCCGCGGGCTGCTCGACGCGGGCGAGGCCGTGGACCTGGTGGTCAGCCGCTCGTCGCGGCTGACCCTGCTGGACGAGACCGGGATCGCCTTCCGCGACGCGCACTGGCCGGAGGACCTGCGGGCCTGGCTGGCCAGGGGCGCGGACGGGAAGCCGGACACCTTCGCGGTGGACCCGGGCCTCTTCGCGGAGGGGACCGGAGCGGTACGGCACTGGGCCGCCGGGGATCTGGCCGCCGGGCCGTCCTCCGGTTCGTACCCGGTCAAGGGCATGATCATCGTCCCGGCGTCCACCGCCTGCGTGGCCGGGGTCGCGCTCGGGCTCTCGAAGGACCTGCTCCAGCGGGCGGCGAGCGTGACGCTCAAGGAGCGGCGCCCGCTGGTGGTGGCGGTGCGGGAGACCCCGCTCAACGGTCAGACGCTGCGCCACCTGGTGTCCCTGGACGAGGCGGGCGCCGTGGTGCTGCCCGCCTCTCCGGCGTTCTACGCGGGTGCGACGCACATCCAGGACCTGGTGGACTTCGTCGCGGGCCGGGCGCTCGACGCGGCAGGGGTGCCGCACCGGCTGTACCGCCGCTGGGAGGGAGAGCTCGGTGGCTCCCGCAAGGACAGCTGA